GCCCTCCCGTCGCGAGCTCCCGCGCTCGAACGGCAGCTCGAACTCCTCGTCGGTCTCGCGCACGGACGAGTCGAGCCGGTGCCAGGTGGGCCCGAGCGGCCGCTCGGCGGTGTAGTCGAGGATCTCCGGGTAGACGTAGAGGTTGAGGTCGCCCTCGTGGATGAAGTCGAGGTCGGGCAGCGGCCGTGTTCCCTGCTCGACGCACCACTCGTTGAAGGCGGCCCAGACCTCGCGGTGGGTGCGGTCGTACTCGGCGCGGAAGGCGTCCCACTCCGACCGGTCGGCGGCGGGCAGCCCGGAGAAGACCGGCGGCACGTTCTCGCCGCGGACCTCCAGCGGGTTGCAGGAGACGATCCGGACGAACTTCTTGCCCGTCGTGAGCAGCGCCGGGAAGGTGATGACGTTGTCCTCGACGATGACGTCCGGCCGGACCCGCTCGATGATCGCCTTGAGCTGGGGCTCGCAGTACTTCACGCCGTCGATCAGGGACTCCCAGATCGGCTTGGTGACCGTCTCGAGCTGCTCCAGCGTGCTCTTGCGGTACTCGGGCGCGGTCTCGCGGATGAAGTCCTTCCAGAACTGGCCCGCGTCCTGCTCCTCCTCCGCCGGGGGCGCCAGGTCGACGAGGTCCTCCTCGAAGCCCAGCGCCTCCAGCTTGCCCTTCCAGGAGGCCTCGGCGGCGAAGACCACCCGGTGGCCGCGACGGCGCAGGATGTCGCCGATGCCGATGCTGTTGTTGGTCGGGCCGTAGGCGCTCTCAGGCATGAACAGGATGGTGAGGGACATCACGCACTCCGGATGAGAGGGAAGGGTAGTTGAAGAGACATTCAAAAACTCATCTAGCGTAAAGCGCTACTTCGCGGCACTATGGTCACGGCCTTCTGAACGCAGCGGTAACAAAGGGGGAGAATGGCCCAGCGTAAGAGCCGCACTGACCGCCGCATCGACCTGATCGAGGCGGCTCGCCGGGCCATCATCCGCCACGGCGTGGACGGCGTCCAACTGTCGCATGTGGCCGAGGAGGCGGGCCTCACGTCGGGGGCCGTGCTCTACCACTACCCCGACCTGAGCGAGCTGCTGGTCGAGGCGCAGCACGCCGGGATGGAGCGCTTCTACGAGCAGCGGCTGCGCCAGCTCTCCACCGTCACCGACCCGGTCGCCAAGCTCGTCATGACGATCAGGTCGGGGCTGCCGACCGGGCCGCTCGACCCCGACGTCCGGTTGCTCAACGAGCTGGGCGGGGCGGCGGGCCGCAACCGCGTGTACGGCGTCCTGCTCACCTCGCTGTACGACCGCCAGGTGGCGATGTACCAGTCGATCCTGGACACGGGCTCGGCCCTCGGGGTCTTCCGGCTGAGCGGCGACTCGCTGACGCTCGCGCGCAACCTGGTGGCCCTGGAGGACGCCTACGGCTACCGCATCACGGCCAGGCACCCGCTGATCGGGCCGGCGGAGGCCGCCGAGCTGATCCTGTCGTACGCCCGCACGGCGACGGGCAACGACCTCGTCCACTGAGCCCGGGAGGCTCCCGTCCACCGGCCGCTCGTTCACCGGGCGGCCCGGGGGATCACCACGGCGTCACCCGCGTCCCAGTGCAGCCGCACCTTGGCGCCCGGCCGCACGGTGCTGGCGCCCTGCACGGCCACCAGGACCGGCTTGGGGTGGCCCGGCACGTCGACCGACAGGTGCGAGACGCCGCCGTAGAAGCTGACGTCCAGCACGCCGCCCTTGAGCACGCCGGCCGCGCTCTCCCCCACGCCGGTCTCCCCCGTGCCGGTCTCGTCCGAGCCGGTCTCGTCCGTGTCACCGTCGTCGGCCAGGGTGATGCTCTCGGGGCGGACGCACAGCAGTGCCTCCGCGCCGGCGGCCAGGTCAGGCAGCGGGGTGCCGGGGAGCGTGCCGAAGCCTTCGGCGTCGAACCCGCCGTCCTCGCCGGCCGTGCCCTCGAAGAGGTTGTTGGCGCCCACGAAGCCGGCCACGAAGGGCGTGCTCGGCCGCTCGTAGAGCGCAACCGGCTCGTCCACCTGGCACACGCGCCCGTTGTGGAAGACCGCGATGCGGTCGGCGAGCGACATGGCCTCCTCCTGGTCGTGGGTGACGACCACGAACGTGATGCCGACCTCGTTCTGCAGCCGCTTCAGCTCCAGCTGCATGTCGGCGCGGACCTTCTTGTCCAGCGCCGACAGCGGCTCGTCGAGCAGGAGCAGACGGGGCCGCTTGACGATGGACCGGGCGAGCGCGACGCGCTGGCGCTGGCCGCCGGACAGCTGGGCGGGCTTGCGGTCGCCGTGCTCGGCCAGGCCGACGGTCTCCAGCACCTCGCCGACCCGCTTCCTGATCTCCTGGCGGGGCAGCTTCTCCTGCTCCAGCCCGTAGGCGACGTTCCTGGCCACGGTCATGTGCGGGAACAGCGCGTAGGACTGGAACATGAGGCTGATCGGCCGCCGGTTCGGCGGCGCGGCGAGCAGGTCGTCGCCGTCGAGCGTCACCGTGCCGCCGTCGGGCGTCTCGAACCCGGCGATGATGCGCAGCAGCGTCGTCTTGCCGCAGCCCGAGGGGCCCAGCAGGGCGAAGAACTCGCCCTGCCCGATCTCCAGCGAGACGCCGTCGAGCGCCGTGACGTCACCGAACCTGCGGGTGACCCCGTCAATCTTGAGCACGTGCTTCACCGATCCTGGTCATGCGCTGTCCGATGATCACCGCGGTGAAGCTCACCAGGAGCAGGAGTGTGCCCAGCGCGTTGATCTGGGGCTCCACCCCGAAGCGGATCATCGAGTAGATGACGATCGGCAGGGTCTGCTCCAGGTTGCCGATCGTGAAGAAGGCGATCACGAACTCGTCGAGGGAGAGCGTGAACGCCAGCAGCGCGCCCGCCACGATGCCGGGGGCGAGCTGCGGGAGCGTGACCCGCACGAACGTCGTCACCGGGCCCGCCCCGAGGTCGCGTGAGGCCTCCTCCAGCGACGGGTCGGCGCCGGTGAGCCGGGTGCGGACCACCGCCGCGACGAACGCCATCGAGAACACCGCGTGCGAGAGGATCACCGAGGTGACGCCGAGCGTGAACTGGACCAGGCCGTAGAACATCAGCAGGCCGATGGCCAGCACCAGGTCGGGCAGCACGGCCGGCATCAACGCCACCGCGTCGAGCGTCCTGGAGCGGGTGTGCCGGGCCAGGCCCACCGCCAGCAGCGTGCCCAGCACGGTGGCGAGCACGGTCGAGCCGGCGGCCACGATCAGCGTGTTGACCAGGCCGTCCAGGACGCGCTCGTTCCCGGCCAGCACGCCGTACCACTTGAGGCTGAACCCCTCGAAGGTGTAGGC
This Nonomuraea muscovyensis DNA region includes the following protein-coding sequences:
- a CDS encoding nucleotide disphospho-sugar-binding domain-containing protein, which translates into the protein MPESAYGPTNNSIGIGDILRRRGHRVVFAAEASWKGKLEALGFEEDLVDLAPPAEEEQDAGQFWKDFIRETAPEYRKSTLEQLETVTKPIWESLIDGVKYCEPQLKAIIERVRPDVIVEDNVITFPALLTTGKKFVRIVSCNPLEVRGENVPPVFSGLPAADRSEWDAFRAEYDRTHREVWAAFNEWCVEQGTRPLPDLDFIHEGDLNLYVYPEILDYTAERPLGPTWHRLDSSVRETDEEFELPFERGSSRREGDEGADEERSGRDHEHERGDGALVYFSLGSLGSSDVELMQRVIDVLATTPHRYIVSKGPLHEEIKLAENMWGAEFLPQTKIIPLCDLVITHGGNNTTTEALHFGKPMILLPLFWDQYDNAQRVDELGYGVRLATYAFTDEELTGALDRLLGDEELRARLAAAGEEIRGRDGLRRAADLIERLGQE
- a CDS encoding TetR/AcrR family transcriptional regulator, with the translated sequence MAQRKSRTDRRIDLIEAARRAIIRHGVDGVQLSHVAEEAGLTSGAVLYHYPDLSELLVEAQHAGMERFYEQRLRQLSTVTDPVAKLVMTIRSGLPTGPLDPDVRLLNELGGAAGRNRVYGVLLTSLYDRQVAMYQSILDTGSALGVFRLSGDSLTLARNLVALEDAYGYRITARHPLIGPAEAAELILSYARTATGNDLVH
- a CDS encoding ABC transporter ATP-binding protein, with the translated sequence MLKIDGVTRRFGDVTALDGVSLEIGQGEFFALLGPSGCGKTTLLRIIAGFETPDGGTVTLDGDDLLAAPPNRRPISLMFQSYALFPHMTVARNVAYGLEQEKLPRQEIRKRVGEVLETVGLAEHGDRKPAQLSGGQRQRVALARSIVKRPRLLLLDEPLSALDKKVRADMQLELKRLQNEVGITFVVVTHDQEEAMSLADRIAVFHNGRVCQVDEPVALYERPSTPFVAGFVGANNLFEGTAGEDGGFDAEGFGTLPGTPLPDLAAGAEALLCVRPESITLADDGDTDETGSDETGTGETGVGESAAGVLKGGVLDVSFYGGVSHLSVDVPGHPKPVLVAVQGASTVRPGAKVRLHWDAGDAVVIPRAAR
- a CDS encoding ABC transporter permease, whose translation is MRRPRLLYIPFWATLVFLYAPIVVLVAMSFNSGESAYTFEGFSLKWYGVLAGNERVLDGLVNTLIVAAGSTVLATVLGTLLAVGLARHTRSRTLDAVALMPAVLPDLVLAIGLLMFYGLVQFTLGVTSVILSHAVFSMAFVAAVVRTRLTGADPSLEEASRDLGAGPVTTFVRVTLPQLAPGIVAGALLAFTLSLDEFVIAFFTIGNLEQTLPIVIYSMIRFGVEPQINALGTLLLLVSFTAVIIGQRMTRIGEARAQD